CTTGTGCGCGATGGGCGCGACGACGATGGCACTGCCCGAATCGTGCGGCGGCGACGGGGCGACGCTCGTCGACCTCACGCTGGTGGCCGAGGAGATCGGGCGCTGCATGGCGCCGGTTCCATGGGTCGATCACGTGTGCGCGGCGCGGCTACTGGGCCGGCTCGACGCGCTGGACGAAGATACCGCCGGCATCACCGACGGTGAGCAGCTCGCGGGCATCGACGCGCGGATCGACAGCGCACCGGGCCTTCGTCTGATCCCGACCGGATCGATCGCCGACCACATCATCGTCCGCGATGGCGAGCAGGTCGTGCGCCTGACGTTCGGGACCCGGCCCGCCAAGGTCGACAACCTCGGCCGGCTGCCGATGGCCTGGGTGGACCCGGCGAACGCCGACACCCGCACGGTTGTGGCGCAGGGACCCGAAGCGCTGGCGAACTACGAACTCGCATTGGACGAATGGCGACTGTTGACCGCGGCTGCCCTGGTGGGCCTGGTCGAGGAGACGATGACTATCGCGGCCGAATTCGCCAAGACCCGTTACACGTTGGGTGTCCCGATCTCGACGCTGCAGGCCATTTCGCATCCGCTGGCCAACATGGCCATCACCGTTGCGGGCGGGCGCAACCTGGCCCGGCGGGCCGCCTGGTTCCTGGACAACGAACCGGGCGAACGGGCGGAGCTGGCGCCGTCGGCATTCGTGTTCATGGCGGAGGAGGCCGCCAAGGCGGCGACCATGGCCGTCCATATCCAAGGTGGACTTGGTGTTTCGTCCGAAGCCGCGGCGACGGCCTACCTGGTGCGTGCCCGGGGATGGCCGTTGGCGGCCGGAGACCCGGGTGCCACCGCGAAGCGGGTTGCCGAGATCGTGACCGACCGCGAGAGCGCCGCGGCAGCGGTCTAGGGCAGGAGCAAAACATGGACTTCTCCCGGGTGGAGCTATCCGACGAAGACAAAGCGTTTCGCGAGGAATTGCGCAGCTTCCTGAAAACCCATGTGACCGAAGAAGTTCTGCGGCGCGACCGCGAAACCGGTGACAACTTCGACGAGGGCGTGCACCTGGCACTCGGCGCCGCGGGGTATCTGGCGCGCGAATGGAAGCCGGAATCCGAGGGCGGGTTCAGCCGCGTGCGCCGGCGCATCTACGAGCTGGAGAAGCGCCGCGCTCAAGTTCCTTGGGTGACTTGGGGGACCACCGCCATGGTCGCCCGCTCGG
The Mycobacterium sp. 050128 genome window above contains:
- a CDS encoding acyl-CoA dehydrogenase family protein, producing the protein MDRFELRRLDYSLSDHHVDLQNAYKQFFKTHCSIETVRTAEPSGFDKNLWERLCAMGATTMALPESCGGDGATLVDLTLVAEEIGRCMAPVPWVDHVCAARLLGRLDALDEDTAGITDGEQLAGIDARIDSAPGLRLIPTGSIADHIIVRDGEQVVRLTFGTRPAKVDNLGRLPMAWVDPANADTRTVVAQGPEALANYELALDEWRLLTAAALVGLVEETMTIAAEFAKTRYTLGVPISTLQAISHPLANMAITVAGGRNLARRAAWFLDNEPGERAELAPSAFVFMAEEAAKAATMAVHIQGGLGVSSEAAATAYLVRARGWPLAAGDPGATAKRVAEIVTDRESAAAAV